One part of the Humulus lupulus chromosome 9, drHumLupu1.1, whole genome shotgun sequence genome encodes these proteins:
- the LOC133801985 gene encoding peroxisomal ATPase PEX1 isoform X1: MDFEVRLVAGMESCFVSLPLFLIQTLQSSSASGYLPEVLALDLRSRSSNDDHWTVAWSGATSSSSAIEIAQQFADCISLREGTRVEVRALPNVAKATLVTIEPNSEDDWEVMELNAELAEAAILNQVRIVQEKMTFPLWLGGRTIIVFCVVSTFPKEAVVQLVPGTEVAVAPKRRKKNLDSSHDSSLSSSNKARHTAMALLRVQDGNRRLVHKSSVESIELDVALTSVVMIHPETAKMCELDILQSVVIVPRLSSKDCVKESEKDGLTVKSNLTSKEANSVIKQEYRQAVVRILVSDSVAKGHVMIAHSLRLYLRAGLHSWVYLKGCNHLRKDIPSPSLSPCHFKMLEKINSEKNGLEVLDNHKNRRTKNLHLNTSSVVYMNVVDRTTHDSVVAALSHESHCKEDEKDPCKDENAKGLENLVKTWFIAQVDSISSTSGVKVNSLVLGSETLIHFEVKGYKLGSHKNTSMSSNDFLENINKSSKLPVEILYVLTIPEESRSGGIVYELVFDEINEGNNDLQGALFNRMVFGDPVTFKCVRERIFDEDIRTNISSLGWMGTSASDVTNRMKILLSSVSRMWFSSYNLLLPGHVLIYGPSGSGKTLLAKAVAKFLQEQEDFLTYIVFVSCSKLAVEKAQTIRQALSGYISEALDHAPSLVILDDLDCIISSTSDSEGSQISSSVTALMEFLTDIMDEYGENRNIACGIGPLAFIASVKSLEGLPQSLTSSGRFDFHVQMPAPTASERTAILKHEIQKRCLQCSESTLQDIASKSDGYDAYDLEILVDRTVHAAIGRFLACHSSLKQCEKPTLVRDDFSRAMHDFLPVAMREVTKSAPESGRSGWDDVGGLLEIQKGIKEMIELPSKFPNIFAHAPLRLRSNVLLYGPPGCGKTHIVGAAASACSLRFISVKGPELLNKYIGASEQAVRDIFSKAAAAAPCLLFFDEFDSIAPKRGHDNTGVTDRVVNQFLTELDGVEVLTGVFVFAATSRPDLLDAALLRPGRLDRLLFCDFPSQGERLEILRVLSRKLPLASDVDLDAIAHMTEGFSGADLQALLSDAQLEAVHDLLGGESMHEPGKKPVITDALLKSTASRARPSVSEAEKQRLFGIYSQFLDSKRSLAAQSRNAKGKRATLA, from the exons ATGGATTTTGAGGTGAGGTTGGTTGCGGGTATGGAGAGCTGCTTCGTGTCCTTGCCTCTCTTCCTAATCCAAACCCTCCAATCCTCCTCCGCCTCCGGTTACCTCCCGGAAGTTCTCGCCCTCGACCTCCGCTCTCGTTCCTCCAACGACGACCACTGGACCGTAGCCTGGTCTGGCGCCACGTCGTCTTCTTCCGCAATCGAG ATTGCTCAGCAGTTTGCGGATTGCATATCTCTAAGAGAGGGTACACGAGTTGAAGTTCGAGCTCTGCCAAATGTGGCCAAAGCTACTTTGGTAACAATTGAACCAAACagcgaggatgattgggaagttatGGAGCTCAACGCAGAGCTTGCAGAGGCAGCTATATTAAACCAG GTAAGGATAGTTCAGGAAAAGATGACATTTCCTCTATGGTTAGGTGGCCGTACTATCATCGTGTTTTGTGTGGTTTCAACTTTTCCCAAGGAAGCGGTGG TGCAACTTGTGCCAGGAACAGAAGTTGCAGTTGCTCCAAAGAGGCGCAAGAAAAATTTAGACTCAAGTCATGATTCTTCCTTGTCATCTTCTAACAAAGCACGTCATACTGCAATGGCTCTACTGCGCGTTCAAGATGGAAACAGGAGATTAGTTCACAAAAGTTCCGTAGAAAGTATTGAGCTTGATGTAGCCCTCACTTCTGTTGTTATGATACATCCAGAAACGGCAAAAATGTGTGAACTAGATATTCTTCAGTCAGTAGTTATAGTGCCACGGTTATCATCAAAGGATTGTGTAAAAGAATCGGAAAAGGATGGCTTGACAGTAAAAAGCAATCTTACTTCAAAGGAAGCTAACAGTGTAATTAAGCAGGAATATCGTCAAGCAGTTGTGCGTATATTGGTTTCGGATTCGGTTGCTAAAGGGCATGTGATGATTGCCCACTCTCTTCGTCTTTACTTGAGGGCTGGCCTGCATTCAT GGGTTTATTTAAAGGGATGCAATCATTTGAGAAAGGATATTCCCTCACCTTCACTTTCTCCTTGTCATTTTAAGATGTTAGAGAAAATTAATTCAGAGAAGAATGGCCTTGAAGTGCTTGATAACCATAAAAATCGCAGAACAAAAAATTTGCATCTCAATACTAGTTCAGTAGTTTATATGAATGTTGTAGACCGGACAACCCACGATAGTGTTGTTGCTGCTCTTTCACATGAATCTCATTGCAAAGAGGATGAGAAGGATCCTTGTAAGGATGAAAATGCTAAGGGTCTGGAAAATCTTGTCAAAACATGGTTCATTGCACAAGTTGATTCCATTTCTTCAACTTCAGGAGTAAAAGTTAATTCACTGGTTCTGGGAAGTGAAACATTGATTCACTTTGAAGTGAAAGGCTACAAGCTTGGGTCTCATAAAAATACTTCGATGTCATCTAATGATTTTCTAGAGAACATAAATAAGTCTAGTAAACTGCCAGTTGAAATATTATATGTTTTGACTATTCCTGAGGAATCCCGTTCTGGTGGAATTGTTTATGAGCTGGTTTTTGATGAAATAAATGAAGGGAATAATGATCTTCAAGGTGCACTGTTTAACAGGATGGTTTTTGGTGATCCTGTAACCTTTAAATGTGTCAGAGAGCGAATCTTTGATGAAGATATAAGGACTAATATATCTTCATTGGGTTGGATGGGGACAAGTGCTTCAGATGTTACAAATA GAATGAAGATATTGCTATCCTCTGTTTCTAGGATGTGGTTCAGTTCATACAATCTTCTTCTTCCAGGACATGTTCTAATATATGGACCTTCA GGGTCAGGGAAGACATTATTAGCAAAAGCAGTTGCAAAGTTTCTTCAGGAACAAGAAGACTTCTTAACATACAT TGTATTTGTCTCTTGCTCTAAACTTGCTGTGGAAAAGGCCCAAACCATTCGTCAAGCACTCTCTGGCTATATATCAGAGGCTTTAGATCATGCACCATCTCTTGTTATCCTTGATGATCTTGACTGTATTATTTCCTCTACTTCTGATTCAGAGGGATCTCAAATTTCAAGCTCCGTAACTGCACTGATGGAATTTCTGACGGATATTATGGATGAATACGGG GAGAATAGGAATATTGCTTGTGGAATTGGCCCCCTTGCCTTCATAGCTTCAGTAAAGTCTTTGGAGGGGCTACCTCAGTCATTGACTTCTTCAG GAAGGTTTGATTTTCATGTTCAAATGCCTGCTCCTACTGCCTCTGAACGGACAGCCATACTGAAGCATGAAATTCAGAAGCGCTGCTTGCAATGTTCTGAAAGCACCTTACAAGACATAGCTTCAAAAAGTGATGGTTATGATGCATACGATCTG GAAATATTGGTTGATAGAACTGTTCATGCTGCCATTGGTAGATTTCTGGCTTGCCATTCTTCTTTGAAACAATGTGAAAAGCCCACTTTAGTCAGGGATGACTTTTCTCGGGCAATGCACGATTTCCTTCCAGTAGCCATGCGGGAGGTCACTAAATCTGCTCCGGAAAGTGGTCGGTCTGGGTGGGATGATGTTGGTGGTCTTCTTGAGATTCAGAAGGGTATTAAAGAG ATGATTGAATTGCcgtcaaagttcccaaacatatTTGCACATGCTCCATTAAGGTTGCGATCCAATGTTCTTTTATATGGACCTCCTGGTTGTGGGAAGACACACATAGTTGGTGCTGCTGCTTCTGCCTGTTCACTACGATTTATATCTGTTAAAGGGCCTGAGTTATTGAACAAGTATATTGGTGCTTCTGAGCAAGCT GTTCGTGACATATTCTCCAAAGCAGCTGCTGCAGCCCCATGCCTTCTATTTTTTGATGAATTTGATTCTATAGCCCCAAAAAGAGGACATGACAATACTGGAGTAACAGACCGTGTGGTTAATCAA TTTCTTACTGAATTAGATGGTGTTGAAGTTTTGACGGGGGTATTTGTTTTTGCGGCAACAAG TAGACCAGATTTACTCGATGCTGCACTTTTAAGACCTGGTAGGCTAGATCGCCTTCTTTTCTGTGATTTTCCATCTCAAGGTGAAAGGTTGGAGATTCTACGTGTTCTCTCTAGAAAG CTACCATTGGCCAGTGATGTTGATTTAGATGCCATAGCTCATATGACTGAAGGTTTTAGCGGAGCTGACCTTCAAGCATTGCTCTCAGATGCACAGCTTGAAGCTGTTCATGACCTTCTGGGTGGTGAAAGCATGCATGAACCAGGGAAAAAGCCAGTAATTACTGATGCTCTCTTAAAGTCTACTGCTTCCCGGGCAAGACCATCTGTTTCGGAAGCAGAAAAGCAACGCCTCTTTGGAATTTACAGCCAGTTTTTGGATTCCAAGAGATCTCTTGCTGCACAG TCGAGAAATGCAAAAGGCAAGAGAGCAACATTAGCGTAA
- the LOC133801985 gene encoding peroxisomal ATPase PEX1 isoform X2, protein MVRWPYYHRVLCGFNFSQGSVQLVPGTEVAVAPKRRKKNLDSSHDSSLSSSNKARHTAMALLRVQDGNRRLVHKSSVESIELDVALTSVVMIHPETAKMCELDILQSVVIVPRLSSKDCVKESEKDGLTVKSNLTSKEANSVIKQEYRQAVVRILVSDSVAKGHVMIAHSLRLYLRAGLHSWVYLKGCNHLRKDIPSPSLSPCHFKMLEKINSEKNGLEVLDNHKNRRTKNLHLNTSSVVYMNVVDRTTHDSVVAALSHESHCKEDEKDPCKDENAKGLENLVKTWFIAQVDSISSTSGVKVNSLVLGSETLIHFEVKGYKLGSHKNTSMSSNDFLENINKSSKLPVEILYVLTIPEESRSGGIVYELVFDEINEGNNDLQGALFNRMVFGDPVTFKCVRERIFDEDIRTNISSLGWMGTSASDVTNRMKILLSSVSRMWFSSYNLLLPGHVLIYGPSGSGKTLLAKAVAKFLQEQEDFLTYIVFVSCSKLAVEKAQTIRQALSGYISEALDHAPSLVILDDLDCIISSTSDSEGSQISSSVTALMEFLTDIMDEYGENRNIACGIGPLAFIASVKSLEGLPQSLTSSGRFDFHVQMPAPTASERTAILKHEIQKRCLQCSESTLQDIASKSDGYDAYDLEILVDRTVHAAIGRFLACHSSLKQCEKPTLVRDDFSRAMHDFLPVAMREVTKSAPESGRSGWDDVGGLLEIQKGIKEMIELPSKFPNIFAHAPLRLRSNVLLYGPPGCGKTHIVGAAASACSLRFISVKGPELLNKYIGASEQAVRDIFSKAAAAAPCLLFFDEFDSIAPKRGHDNTGVTDRVVNQFLTELDGVEVLTGVFVFAATSRPDLLDAALLRPGRLDRLLFCDFPSQGERLEILRVLSRKLPLASDVDLDAIAHMTEGFSGADLQALLSDAQLEAVHDLLGGESMHEPGKKPVITDALLKSTASRARPSVSEAEKQRLFGIYSQFLDSKRSLAAQSRNAKGKRATLA, encoded by the exons ATGGTTAGGTGGCCGTACTATCATCGTGTTTTGTGTGGTTTCAACTTTTCCCAAGGAAGCG TGCAACTTGTGCCAGGAACAGAAGTTGCAGTTGCTCCAAAGAGGCGCAAGAAAAATTTAGACTCAAGTCATGATTCTTCCTTGTCATCTTCTAACAAAGCACGTCATACTGCAATGGCTCTACTGCGCGTTCAAGATGGAAACAGGAGATTAGTTCACAAAAGTTCCGTAGAAAGTATTGAGCTTGATGTAGCCCTCACTTCTGTTGTTATGATACATCCAGAAACGGCAAAAATGTGTGAACTAGATATTCTTCAGTCAGTAGTTATAGTGCCACGGTTATCATCAAAGGATTGTGTAAAAGAATCGGAAAAGGATGGCTTGACAGTAAAAAGCAATCTTACTTCAAAGGAAGCTAACAGTGTAATTAAGCAGGAATATCGTCAAGCAGTTGTGCGTATATTGGTTTCGGATTCGGTTGCTAAAGGGCATGTGATGATTGCCCACTCTCTTCGTCTTTACTTGAGGGCTGGCCTGCATTCAT GGGTTTATTTAAAGGGATGCAATCATTTGAGAAAGGATATTCCCTCACCTTCACTTTCTCCTTGTCATTTTAAGATGTTAGAGAAAATTAATTCAGAGAAGAATGGCCTTGAAGTGCTTGATAACCATAAAAATCGCAGAACAAAAAATTTGCATCTCAATACTAGTTCAGTAGTTTATATGAATGTTGTAGACCGGACAACCCACGATAGTGTTGTTGCTGCTCTTTCACATGAATCTCATTGCAAAGAGGATGAGAAGGATCCTTGTAAGGATGAAAATGCTAAGGGTCTGGAAAATCTTGTCAAAACATGGTTCATTGCACAAGTTGATTCCATTTCTTCAACTTCAGGAGTAAAAGTTAATTCACTGGTTCTGGGAAGTGAAACATTGATTCACTTTGAAGTGAAAGGCTACAAGCTTGGGTCTCATAAAAATACTTCGATGTCATCTAATGATTTTCTAGAGAACATAAATAAGTCTAGTAAACTGCCAGTTGAAATATTATATGTTTTGACTATTCCTGAGGAATCCCGTTCTGGTGGAATTGTTTATGAGCTGGTTTTTGATGAAATAAATGAAGGGAATAATGATCTTCAAGGTGCACTGTTTAACAGGATGGTTTTTGGTGATCCTGTAACCTTTAAATGTGTCAGAGAGCGAATCTTTGATGAAGATATAAGGACTAATATATCTTCATTGGGTTGGATGGGGACAAGTGCTTCAGATGTTACAAATA GAATGAAGATATTGCTATCCTCTGTTTCTAGGATGTGGTTCAGTTCATACAATCTTCTTCTTCCAGGACATGTTCTAATATATGGACCTTCA GGGTCAGGGAAGACATTATTAGCAAAAGCAGTTGCAAAGTTTCTTCAGGAACAAGAAGACTTCTTAACATACAT TGTATTTGTCTCTTGCTCTAAACTTGCTGTGGAAAAGGCCCAAACCATTCGTCAAGCACTCTCTGGCTATATATCAGAGGCTTTAGATCATGCACCATCTCTTGTTATCCTTGATGATCTTGACTGTATTATTTCCTCTACTTCTGATTCAGAGGGATCTCAAATTTCAAGCTCCGTAACTGCACTGATGGAATTTCTGACGGATATTATGGATGAATACGGG GAGAATAGGAATATTGCTTGTGGAATTGGCCCCCTTGCCTTCATAGCTTCAGTAAAGTCTTTGGAGGGGCTACCTCAGTCATTGACTTCTTCAG GAAGGTTTGATTTTCATGTTCAAATGCCTGCTCCTACTGCCTCTGAACGGACAGCCATACTGAAGCATGAAATTCAGAAGCGCTGCTTGCAATGTTCTGAAAGCACCTTACAAGACATAGCTTCAAAAAGTGATGGTTATGATGCATACGATCTG GAAATATTGGTTGATAGAACTGTTCATGCTGCCATTGGTAGATTTCTGGCTTGCCATTCTTCTTTGAAACAATGTGAAAAGCCCACTTTAGTCAGGGATGACTTTTCTCGGGCAATGCACGATTTCCTTCCAGTAGCCATGCGGGAGGTCACTAAATCTGCTCCGGAAAGTGGTCGGTCTGGGTGGGATGATGTTGGTGGTCTTCTTGAGATTCAGAAGGGTATTAAAGAG ATGATTGAATTGCcgtcaaagttcccaaacatatTTGCACATGCTCCATTAAGGTTGCGATCCAATGTTCTTTTATATGGACCTCCTGGTTGTGGGAAGACACACATAGTTGGTGCTGCTGCTTCTGCCTGTTCACTACGATTTATATCTGTTAAAGGGCCTGAGTTATTGAACAAGTATATTGGTGCTTCTGAGCAAGCT GTTCGTGACATATTCTCCAAAGCAGCTGCTGCAGCCCCATGCCTTCTATTTTTTGATGAATTTGATTCTATAGCCCCAAAAAGAGGACATGACAATACTGGAGTAACAGACCGTGTGGTTAATCAA TTTCTTACTGAATTAGATGGTGTTGAAGTTTTGACGGGGGTATTTGTTTTTGCGGCAACAAG TAGACCAGATTTACTCGATGCTGCACTTTTAAGACCTGGTAGGCTAGATCGCCTTCTTTTCTGTGATTTTCCATCTCAAGGTGAAAGGTTGGAGATTCTACGTGTTCTCTCTAGAAAG CTACCATTGGCCAGTGATGTTGATTTAGATGCCATAGCTCATATGACTGAAGGTTTTAGCGGAGCTGACCTTCAAGCATTGCTCTCAGATGCACAGCTTGAAGCTGTTCATGACCTTCTGGGTGGTGAAAGCATGCATGAACCAGGGAAAAAGCCAGTAATTACTGATGCTCTCTTAAAGTCTACTGCTTCCCGGGCAAGACCATCTGTTTCGGAAGCAGAAAAGCAACGCCTCTTTGGAATTTACAGCCAGTTTTTGGATTCCAAGAGATCTCTTGCTGCACAG TCGAGAAATGCAAAAGGCAAGAGAGCAACATTAGCGTAA